From one Lysinibacillus sp. G4S2 genomic stretch:
- a CDS encoding SMI1/KNR4 family protein has product MVQDELKKEGCGTLMNSNSKGNTNVFLNNDISFENSWKEISVSKINEIISDEFPGKKDFIEFYLVKNGGVFTKGAYIYPDNFYEITNKDHISIEIGSFFHIPLIEDKEDSYYTMSIERARDRRIDYSEDFENFVLFHIPFADNHADNDFWIDIQTGEIKYMDYEKSYDPDDAIVVAPSFLEFCKHLQATLK; this is encoded by the coding sequence ATGGTACAGGATGAACTAAAAAAAGAAGGGTGTGGAACTTTAATGAACAGCAATTCTAAAGGTAACACTAATGTCTTTTTGAATAACGATATTTCATTTGAGAATTCTTGGAAGGAAATATCGGTTTCCAAAATAAATGAGATTATATCTGATGAATTTCCAGGAAAAAAGGATTTTATAGAGTTTTACCTTGTTAAAAATGGAGGGGTGTTTACTAAAGGGGCATATATTTACCCTGATAATTTTTATGAAATAACAAACAAGGATCATATCTCGATAGAAATTGGGAGTTTTTTTCATATTCCATTAATAGAAGATAAAGAGGATTCTTATTACACAATGTCTATTGAAAGAGCAAGAGATAGAAGGATAGATTATTCTGAGGACTTCGAGAACTTTGTTTTATTTCATATCCCTTTTGCTGATAATCATGCGGATAATGATTTTTGGATTGATATCCAAACTGGGGAAATTAAATATATGGATTACGAAAAAAGTTACGACCCAGATGATGCAATCGTTGTAGCACCTTCATTCTTAGAATTTTGCAAGCACCTTCAGGCAACACTTAAGTAG
- a CDS encoding SMI1/KNR4 family protein: MDANLIRRIESFLNKSEFKEFKGEPATDEEILNAEQVLNVKFNEEYIQFIKLFGGACAGFAIHAFKNGSSLGKATVVELTHRFRKGGEDMIPQELKDAYVISDDGTGNPILMNKEGKIFIFWHDSWEVELLHNSLQEMLMKYFPQSGGYYV; the protein is encoded by the coding sequence GTGGATGCAAATCTTATTAGAAGAATTGAATCTTTTTTAAACAAAAGTGAGTTTAAAGAGTTTAAAGGAGAACCAGCTACTGACGAAGAAATTTTGAATGCTGAACAAGTTTTGAATGTAAAGTTTAACGAAGAGTATATTCAATTTATTAAATTATTTGGAGGTGCTTGTGCAGGATTTGCTATACATGCATTTAAAAACGGAAGTTCATTGGGAAAAGCCACTGTAGTCGAGCTTACTCATCGATTTAGAAAAGGTGGAGAAGATATGATTCCACAAGAATTGAAAGATGCTTATGTGATTTCAGATGATGGCACAGGGAATCCCATTTTAATGAATAAAGAGGGAAAGATATTTATTTTTTGGCATGATTCATGGGAAGTAGAATTACTACATAACTCGCTACAGGAAATGTTAATGAAGTATTTTCCGCAATCAGGGGGTTATTACGTATAA
- a CDS encoding immunity 51 family protein, whose protein sequence is MNFVDDKQKIAPFFWVNHDGGSASLCLNVGDYKHELFDTRSDEGFEGNGYDWSSLAIVFLEEKMPELKGIVNFDPEADMFCAYSSDKKALEKFAISFKNICEDDSSITDLFSRAELD, encoded by the coding sequence ATGAATTTTGTAGATGATAAACAGAAAATCGCTCCGTTTTTTTGGGTGAACCATGATGGAGGTTCTGCGTCCTTATGTTTAAATGTGGGCGACTATAAGCACGAGCTTTTTGATACGCGATCTGATGAAGGATTTGAGGGGAACGGCTATGATTGGAGTTCTTTAGCAATAGTTTTTCTTGAAGAAAAAATGCCCGAATTAAAAGGTATTGTCAATTTTGATCCCGAAGCCGATATGTTTTGTGCGTATTCTTCTGATAAAAAAGCATTAGAGAAGTTTGCTATTTCATTTAAAAATATATGTGAAGATGATTCTTCCATCACAGATTTATTTTCTCGGGCTGAATTAGATTGA
- a CDS encoding SMI1/KNR4 family protein, giving the protein MSEKINREPILPIRQIGEDNWIENLSSFLEDRDVEVISLEDEQIFQKTERYLDWIIPFQTKEYFLNFGGIESSDFMYNLKKINEWEVLTNSVWEFVSLNFKQQETDKYIVFSESPSNDPICFKRDTAQVYLFSHDPIKRTKVYKDFNDYLLNESKPVIK; this is encoded by the coding sequence ATGTCAGAAAAAATAAATAGAGAACCAATATTACCAATTAGACAGATAGGGGAAGACAATTGGATTGAAAATCTGTCATCCTTTCTTGAGGATCGTGATGTAGAAGTGATTTCGTTAGAAGATGAACAAATTTTTCAAAAAACAGAGCGATATCTAGATTGGATAATTCCTTTTCAAACGAAAGAATATTTCTTAAATTTTGGTGGTATTGAAAGTTCTGATTTCATGTACAACCTTAAAAAAATTAATGAGTGGGAAGTATTGACCAATTCTGTTTGGGAGTTTGTATCATTAAATTTTAAACAGCAAGAAACAGATAAATATATTGTTTTTTCTGAAAGTCCTAGCAATGATCCTATATGCTTTAAAAGGGACACTGCACAGGTATATTTGTTTTCACATGATCCCATTAAAAGGACTAAAGTATATAAAGATTTCAATGACTATTTATTAAATGAGAGTAAGCCCGTAATCAAATAA
- the tnpB gene encoding IS66 family insertion sequence element accessory protein TnpB (TnpB, as the term is used for proteins encoded by IS66 family insertion elements, is considered an accessory protein, since TnpC, encoded by a neighboring gene, is a DDE family transposase.) produces MKHDFTRVQNIYIVCGKTDMRKGIDGLATLVQDSFELDPYSDSIFLFSGISKDRYKCLYFDGDGFALLYKRLDNGRLQWPKNEKEVRNLSQQELRWLLEGLSLQQPRAIQKSAKGVF; encoded by the coding sequence ATGAAGCATGATTTTACGCGCGTGCAAAATATTTATATTGTCTGCGGGAAAACTGACATGCGTAAAGGGATTGACGGTCTAGCGACCCTCGTTCAGGACTCGTTTGAACTGGACCCTTATAGTGACTCGATTTTTTTATTTTCAGGTATAAGTAAGGACCGCTATAAATGTCTTTATTTTGACGGTGACGGCTTTGCACTACTTTATAAACGTCTAGACAATGGCAGGCTACAATGGCCCAAAAATGAAAAGGAAGTACGAAATCTATCTCAACAAGAATTGCGTTGGTTATTGGAAGGTTTATCTCTTCAACAACCGAGGGCAATACAGAAATCTGCAAAAGGTGTCTTTTAA
- a CDS encoding IS66 family transposase → MSMETTEKLIHLLEEQLAVMKQQNEELSKKLDVSLAQNKYLSEQVRQLTKMIYGSRSEKSKYQPPDGQCSLFDNDPSFNGSEQTEEQSTETVTYTVTRLNKKKKRNDSFVEGVEVEEIHHHPVNLQCDCCQSQLHEIGSTITREEAAFIPAKLVRVQHIEHAYECKQCKKDREQNQFIQRGKAPMAVIPRSIAGPTVLAKVIYDKFSLYLPLYRQVKEWARTGLITNDKNLSNWVIRVAEEWLLPIYEEMKNVLSVKTLLHIDETVAQVLNRSDGKRAQSNAYNWVFRTVPTEGPVIILFEHALTRSRTVLEEYLANFEGTIICDGYSAYDKLPNITFANCWAHVRRYWLKVDSKNGRIGLAYCNQLYALEQKFKGLPPKQRRKMRWRYARRVIRKFFNWLEKSQFFGKNALATATEYTLNRRNELKAFLYNGQIEIDNNPAENAIRPTVIGRKNWLFSVSEAGAKANAICLSLAETAKANGVDFYKYLVKLLTDLPNLAIHQQPELLQEYMPWSESIQATCA, encoded by the coding sequence ATGAGTATGGAAACAACAGAAAAATTAATTCACTTATTAGAAGAGCAACTCGCTGTTATGAAGCAACAAAACGAAGAGCTTTCTAAAAAGTTAGACGTGTCACTCGCCCAAAATAAATACTTGTCTGAACAAGTTCGCCAGTTAACCAAAATGATTTATGGTTCGCGCTCGGAGAAGTCAAAATACCAACCACCAGATGGACAATGTTCGTTATTCGATAATGATCCGTCTTTTAATGGGTCTGAGCAAACAGAAGAACAAAGCACGGAAACTGTGACGTATACAGTGACCCGTTTAAATAAAAAGAAAAAGCGTAACGATTCATTCGTAGAAGGTGTGGAAGTGGAAGAAATTCACCATCATCCAGTAAATCTCCAATGTGACTGTTGCCAAAGTCAGCTACATGAAATCGGCTCCACAATTACCCGTGAAGAAGCAGCGTTTATTCCGGCCAAGTTGGTGCGTGTGCAGCATATTGAGCATGCCTATGAGTGTAAGCAATGTAAAAAAGATCGTGAACAAAATCAGTTTATTCAACGTGGGAAAGCGCCGATGGCAGTGATTCCTCGTAGCATCGCAGGGCCAACGGTGTTGGCGAAAGTCATCTATGATAAATTCTCACTCTACCTACCACTTTATCGCCAAGTAAAAGAATGGGCACGTACGGGTTTAATCACCAATGATAAAAATCTTTCGAATTGGGTGATTCGTGTTGCAGAAGAGTGGCTATTACCAATTTATGAAGAGATGAAAAATGTCCTTTCAGTCAAAACGCTACTTCATATTGATGAAACTGTTGCCCAAGTATTGAATCGTTCTGATGGAAAGCGAGCACAATCAAACGCGTATAACTGGGTATTCCGAACAGTCCCAACTGAGGGGCCAGTAATCATTCTATTTGAACATGCGTTAACGCGAAGTCGAACGGTATTGGAGGAATATTTGGCCAATTTTGAGGGCACCATTATTTGTGATGGCTACTCTGCCTATGATAAGTTACCCAACATCACATTCGCCAACTGTTGGGCGCACGTTCGACGTTATTGGTTAAAAGTCGATAGCAAGAACGGACGTATTGGTTTGGCCTACTGTAATCAGCTCTACGCTTTAGAGCAAAAATTCAAAGGGCTGCCGCCGAAGCAACGTCGAAAAATGAGATGGCGCTACGCAAGACGGGTCATTCGGAAGTTTTTTAACTGGCTCGAAAAGTCTCAATTCTTTGGCAAAAACGCATTAGCCACAGCAACAGAGTATACGTTGAACAGAAGAAATGAACTAAAAGCATTTTTGTATAATGGGCAAATCGAAATCGATAATAATCCAGCCGAAAATGCGATCCGTCCAACCGTGATAGGAAGGAAGAACTGGCTCTTTTCTGTCAGTGAGGCGGGCGCAAAAGCCAATGCAATCTGCTTAAGTCTAGCGGAAACAGCAAAAGCGAATGGTGTAGATTTCTATAAATACCTCGTCAAGCTTTTGACGGATTTACCCAATCTCGCAATTCATCAACAACCAGAATTATTACAAGAATACATGCCTTGGTCCGAGTCGATTCAAGCTACATGTGCATAA
- a CDS encoding DNA-binding protein, protein MEYKFASTEELLEFLNGELLSGAEAASILEISTARLGQLVKDGKLVVAKEQPKMFLKSMLLEKKDELELLRKKYRPYE, encoded by the coding sequence GTGGAATATAAATTTGCATCAACTGAAGAACTTCTTGAATTTTTAAATGGAGAATTATTGTCTGGAGCTGAAGCAGCTTCAATATTAGAAATATCAACGGCCCGGCTAGGACAATTAGTGAAAGATGGAAAATTAGTAGTTGCTAAAGAACAACCTAAAATGTTCTTAAAAAGCATGCTACTGGAGAAAAAAGACGAACTCGAATTACTCCGGAAGAAATATAGACCATATGAATAG
- a CDS encoding zeta toxin family protein, which yields MNKLDLAYFSEDQFQVRLQQHIQRLSRKKTVQKNPVVFILGGQPGAGKSSLHDIIKDKLNENVITIDNDTFKPSHPNFDLLVGKYGKNYVEHVTPFSNKMTEALIEHFSNQGYNLTIEGTLRTVETPIKTATDLKEKGYEVNLYVMAVSKNLSYLGTLERYEAMYLKEPQTARSTDKAIHDMVVSNLPNNLDTLFKGDIFTDISLFTREGTKVYSSAETPSISPKQVVNEGLNQELPRDVLVNKINNIINLTKQNNHQLPELSNWQKELK from the coding sequence ATGAATAAATTAGACTTAGCTTATTTTTCTGAAGATCAGTTTCAAGTGCGTTTACAACAACATATACAACGATTAAGCAGAAAAAAAACGGTACAAAAAAATCCTGTTGTGTTTATTTTAGGTGGGCAACCAGGTGCAGGGAAAAGTTCGTTACATGATATTATTAAAGACAAATTAAACGAAAATGTTATTACTATTGATAATGATACGTTTAAACCTTCGCACCCGAACTTTGATTTACTCGTTGGGAAATACGGTAAGAATTATGTAGAACATGTTACTCCTTTTTCAAATAAAATGACTGAAGCCTTAATTGAACATTTTAGTAACCAAGGTTATAACTTAACTATTGAGGGTACTTTGAGAACCGTTGAAACGCCAATAAAGACTGCTACAGACTTAAAAGAAAAAGGATATGAAGTAAACCTTTATGTTATGGCCGTATCGAAAAATTTATCTTATTTAGGTACGCTGGAGAGATATGAAGCAATGTATTTAAAAGAACCACAAACGGCAAGATCAACGGATAAGGCTATTCACGATATGGTAGTTTCTAATTTACCTAATAATCTTGATACCCTTTTTAAAGGTGATATTTTTACCGATATTAGTCTTTTTACAAGGGAAGGAACTAAGGTTTATTCTAGTGCTGAAACGCCGTCTATTAGCCCAAAACAGGTTGTTAATGAAGGTTTAAATCAGGAATTACCTAGAGATGTCTTAGTTAATAAAATTAATAATATTATTAATCTGACCAAGCAAAATAATCACCAACTACCTGAACTTTCAAATTGGCAGAAAGAACTTAAATAA
- a CDS encoding Fic family protein — translation MKNKLNITTQEKLDMAETAISKAKLHSILDVKGDFEYKHLMDLHKHILGDIYVWAGQPRLMDIEKAESVLSGLSVRYCHHKQIPAEAKAAIDELKNVNWRNLDTYEQKAEAFSKNMATLWQVHPFREGNTRTVTEFCVQYAATQNIFINQNLFAENASFTRNALVMASIGEYSDFSHLNRIVKDAMESGDKEG, via the coding sequence TTGAAAAACAAATTAAATATTACTACTCAAGAAAAATTAGACATGGCTGAAACTGCTATCTCAAAAGCTAAACTCCATTCCATTCTTGATGTTAAAGGGGACTTTGAGTATAAGCATTTAATGGATTTACACAAGCACATTTTGGGTGATATTTATGTGTGGGCCGGACAGCCCCGTTTGATGGATATAGAAAAGGCTGAATCCGTACTTTCAGGTTTGAGTGTTCGATATTGTCATCATAAACAAATTCCTGCTGAAGCTAAAGCAGCCATTGACGAATTGAAAAATGTGAATTGGCGTAATTTAGATACATATGAGCAGAAAGCCGAAGCATTTTCAAAAAACATGGCTACATTATGGCAGGTACACCCTTTCCGGGAAGGTAATACGCGAACTGTAACAGAATTTTGTGTACAATATGCGGCTACTCAAAATATATTTATAAATCAAAATTTATTCGCTGAAAATGCTTCATTTACTCGAAATGCCCTTGTTATGGCGAGCATTGGGGAATACTCTGACTTTTCACATTTGAATAGAATTGTTAAGGACGCTATGGAGAGTGGCGATAAGGAAGGATAA
- a CDS encoding IS3 family transposase (programmed frameshift) has protein sequence MTKRKSYDKEFKLEAVQLVESGKRVAEVARELDLAEQTLHNWVKKFSKDGEVAFVGSGNLKPEDKENKELEKRIRDLEEENAILKKANGHLCERPEVIYNFIQQHRHEFRVAKMCEVLGVSRSGYYEWLNRPKSNQKERKEKLTSQIKRVYLDSRRNYGSPKITKQLNSEGVSVSQKTVSRIMKEEGIRSKTVKKYKATTNSKHNLPVYPNLLDQQFKVERPGQAWVADITYIWTSEGWLYLATIMELFSRRIIGWAMDERMTKELVILALKRAIRTQTPTPGLIHHSDRGSQYASKEYQQVLRTNRMITSMSRKGNCYDNACIESFHSVIKRELVFHEKYKTRDQAKKSIIEYIVSFYNYKRIHSFTNYMSPIAYEKQYFKTSQKTKVI, from the exons ATGACAAAACGAAAAAGTTATGACAAAGAATTTAAATTAGAGGCAGTACAATTAGTTGAAAGTGGCAAGAGAGTTGCTGAGGTTGCACGTGAGCTGGATCTTGCAGAACAGACATTACACAATTGGGTAAAGAAATTTAGTAAAGATGGCGAAGTTGCATTTGTTGGTAGTGGGAATTTAAAGCCTGAGGATAAGGAAAATAAAGAATTAGAAAAAAGAATACGTGACCTAGAAGAGGAAAATGCCATCTTAAAAAAGGCTA ATGGGCATCTTTGCGAAAGACCGGAAGTAATTTACAACTTTATTCAACAGCACCGACACGAATTCCGTGTGGCAAAGATGTGCGAAGTATTAGGTGTTTCAAGAAGTGGTTACTACGAGTGGCTGAACCGACCAAAGAGTAATCAAAAAGAACGGAAAGAAAAGTTAACCAGCCAAATAAAACGAGTGTATTTGGACTCAAGAAGAAATTATGGTAGTCCGAAAATTACAAAACAATTGAATTCAGAAGGAGTCTCTGTATCGCAAAAAACAGTATCGCGAATTATGAAAGAAGAAGGCATTCGCTCAAAAACAGTGAAAAAATACAAAGCGACGACGAATTCAAAACATAATCTACCAGTATATCCAAATCTATTAGACCAACAATTTAAAGTAGAACGCCCTGGACAAGCGTGGGTAGCTGACATTACGTATATATGGACCAGTGAAGGTTGGCTCTATCTAGCAACGATTATGGAGTTGTTTTCAAGACGAATCATCGGTTGGGCAATGGATGAGAGAATGACAAAGGAATTAGTGATCCTCGCCTTAAAACGAGCAATCAGAACTCAGACTCCAACGCCTGGGCTCATTCATCATTCAGATCGTGGGAGCCAGTATGCGTCGAAGGAATACCAACAAGTGTTACGAACTAACAGAATGATTACAAGTATGAGTAGAAAAGGAAACTGTTACGATAATGCATGTATCGAGTCATTTCATAGCGTCATCAAAAGAGAGTTAGTTTTTCATGAAAAGTATAAAACGAGAGATCAGGCCAAGAAAAGTATCATTGAATACATCGTTAGTTTTTATAACTACAAGCGTATCCATTCTTTTACAAATTATATGTCGCCCATTGCATACGAAAAGCAATATTTCAAAACTTCACAAAAAACTAAGGTCATATAA